The Candidatus Desulfofervidus auxilii genome has a segment encoding these proteins:
- a CDS encoding bifunctional folylpolyglutamate synthase/dihydrofolate synthase — translation MYYKEAINFINKLQAKGIKPRLDNIALALSYFGQPQLHFSAIHIAGTNGKGSTAVILAKILETAGYKVGLFTSPHLHSVRERIQINSKLISKEEFSFFVKEIKKYLSNNELTYFEFLTLLCFIYFAENKVDLAVIETGMGGRLDATNLLLPKVSIITNIALEHQRWLGYSLEKIAFEKAGIIKSKKPLITGVTQKHLISLFSKICQMKKAPIYRLGKDIKHYKTKIGFNYLGIKKYIPSLSLNLFGPHQIKNATLALGAIELLENQGFLIEEKAIRIALKTVTWPGRWEVVNEKPKVVLDGAHNPAGISALKKTLSLYQFNNLILILGIMKDKNIKKMIKILFPLANILILTAPKIERAAEPESLKKIVQKYNQKIEIKTIPSIPKAIKIALSIAYPDDLVLITGSLYTVAEAREVFIKCIPE, via the coding sequence ATGTATTATAAAGAAGCAATCAATTTTATTAACAAACTTCAGGCAAAGGGAATAAAACCAAGATTAGACAATATTGCTTTAGCACTTTCTTACTTTGGTCAGCCTCAATTACATTTTTCTGCTATTCATATTGCTGGTACAAATGGTAAAGGCTCTACTGCTGTTATTTTAGCAAAGATTTTAGAAACAGCAGGCTATAAAGTAGGGCTTTTTACTTCTCCTCATTTACATTCTGTAAGAGAGCGCATTCAAATAAATAGTAAACTTATTTCAAAGGAAGAATTTTCTTTTTTTGTTAAAGAAATAAAGAAATATCTATCTAATAATGAGCTTACTTATTTTGAATTCCTCACCCTTCTTTGTTTTATCTATTTTGCTGAAAATAAAGTAGATTTAGCAGTAATAGAAACTGGAATGGGAGGAAGACTTGATGCTACTAATCTTTTATTGCCAAAGGTAAGTATTATTACGAATATTGCCCTTGAACATCAGCGTTGGCTTGGATATTCATTAGAAAAGATTGCTTTTGAAAAAGCTGGTATTATCAAATCAAAAAAACCTCTTATTACTGGCGTAACACAAAAACATCTTATTTCTTTATTCTCAAAGATTTGTCAGATGAAGAAAGCCCCAATTTATCGATTAGGTAAAGACATAAAGCATTATAAAACAAAAATAGGATTTAATTATCTTGGTATTAAAAAATATATTCCTTCTCTTTCTCTCAATCTGTTTGGGCCACATCAAATAAAAAATGCTACTTTAGCTCTGGGAGCAATAGAACTTTTAGAAAATCAAGGTTTTTTAATAGAAGAAAAAGCCATAAGAATTGCTTTAAAAACAGTTACTTGGCCAGGAAGGTGGGAAGTAGTAAACGAAAAACCAAAAGTTGTTTTGGATGGCGCTCACAATCCTGCTGGAATATCAGCATTAAAAAAAACGCTTTCTCTTTATCAATTTAACAATTTGATTCTTATTTTAGGTATTATGAAAGATAAAAATATAAAAAAAATGATAAAAATATTGTTTCCTTTGGCAAATATTTTAATTTTAACTGCTCCTAAAATAGAACGTGCAGCAGAGCCTGAATCTTTAAAAAAAATAGTCCAAAAATATAATCAAAAAATAGAAATTAAAACTATTCCTTCTATTCCAAAGGCTATAAAAATAGCCCTTTCCATCGCATACCCAGATGACCTTGTTCTCATTACAGGCTCCCTGTATACTGTGGCCGAAGCGAGAGAGGTTTTTATTAAATGTATTCCAGAATAA
- the dnaX gene encoding DNA polymerase III subunit gamma/tau encodes MSYLVLARKWRPQSFEEVVGQLHVTQTLQNAIKANRVPHALLFCGPRGVGKTTVARILAKALNCEKGPLPEPCNQCVICQEIASGTSVDVHEIDAASNRGIDEIREIRENVKYLPSRGRYKVYIIDEVHMLTKEAFNALLKTLEEPPSHVVFIFATTEPHKIPATILSRCQRFPFRRVSTRLIYERIKKIALEEKIEIKEAAIWLIARVAAGSLRDALSLLDQVISFTHPPIDIKHVQAILGIFDNSFIFEIIKAILNQDVKKVMEIIARISEEGEDLREFYYQLVSYWRNMLMLKINPETSLVDLPDDELIVLKNMSNHISLSQLEQLFMMLLTEENMLRFTTQPRFVLEGLLLKMAEFSRIVPIETIIEKLAMPSLEKKVAEVKEIEEKPIEPTFKDALLKILKRESPILAIIVENAQFSLKDSILNVSLSDAHAKLLKEEGFLKIFKKACNQVLKKDYELVIGTNDGEERLIIKNQQKDFDLLKEVLKIFGGEVVRNKNEVKNEY; translated from the coding sequence ATGTCTTATTTAGTATTAGCTAGAAAATGGCGTCCACAGAGTTTTGAAGAAGTTGTAGGTCAACTGCATGTTACTCAAACCCTTCAAAATGCCATTAAAGCAAATAGGGTACCTCATGCTCTTTTATTTTGTGGGCCTAGAGGTGTAGGTAAAACAACTGTTGCTCGCATCTTAGCAAAGGCTCTTAATTGTGAAAAAGGCCCTCTTCCTGAACCTTGTAATCAATGTGTTATTTGTCAGGAGATTGCCTCAGGTACATCAGTAGATGTGCATGAGATAGATGCTGCTTCTAATCGTGGGATTGATGAGATTAGGGAAATTAGAGAAAATGTAAAATACCTTCCTTCTAGAGGGCGATATAAGGTTTATATTATTGATGAAGTTCATATGCTTACAAAAGAGGCTTTTAATGCTTTACTTAAAACTTTAGAAGAACCACCTTCACATGTAGTTTTCATCTTTGCTACTACTGAACCTCATAAAATTCCAGCTACTATCCTTTCTCGCTGCCAACGTTTTCCCTTTAGACGTGTAAGTACACGACTTATTTATGAAAGAATTAAAAAAATTGCTTTAGAAGAAAAAATAGAAATCAAAGAGGCAGCTATCTGGTTGATAGCAAGGGTAGCAGCTGGAAGTTTAAGAGATGCCTTAAGCTTACTTGATCAAGTAATTTCTTTTACTCATCCTCCAATTGACATTAAACATGTGCAAGCTATTTTAGGTATATTTGACAATTCTTTTATTTTTGAAATTATTAAGGCTATCCTTAATCAAGATGTAAAAAAAGTTATGGAAATTATAGCAAGAATTTCTGAAGAAGGTGAAGATTTAAGAGAATTTTATTATCAATTAGTTTCTTATTGGCGTAATATGTTAATGCTCAAAATTAATCCAGAGACTTCATTGGTAGATTTACCTGATGATGAATTGATTGTTTTAAAAAATATGTCCAATCACATTTCACTTTCTCAATTAGAACAACTTTTTATGATGCTTTTAACAGAGGAAAATATGTTACGTTTTACTACACAACCTCGTTTTGTCCTTGAAGGTTTGCTTCTTAAAATGGCAGAATTTAGCCGTATTGTGCCTATTGAGACGATTATTGAGAAATTGGCTATGCCTTCTCTTGAAAAGAAAGTAGCTGAAGTAAAAGAAATTGAGGAAAAACCAATTGAACCTACATTTAAAGATGCACTTTTAAAAATCTTAAAAAGAGAGAGTCCAATACTAGCTATTATAGTAGAAAATGCTCAATTTAGTTTAAAAGATTCAATTTTAAATGTAAGTCTTTCTGATGCTCATGCTAAGTTATTAAAAGAGGAAGGTTTTTTAAAAATATTTAAAAAGGCATGTAATCAAGTGTTAAAAAAAGATTATGAATTAGTGATTGGAACAAATGATGGTGAAGAAAGATTGATTATAAAAAATCAACAAAAGGATTTTGATCTTTTAAAAGAAGTGTTAAAAATCTTTGGTGGGGAAGTTGTAAGAAATAAAAATGAGGTAAAAAATGAATATTAA
- a CDS encoding DUF72 domain-containing protein, translating to MVGKLFIGTSGYHYAHWRKGVFYPAKLPQSQELKYYSQFFDTVELNVTFYRLPQIKAFLSWYNRTPEHFIFAVKGSRFITHIKRLKDIEQPLSQFFERVVFLKEKLGVILWQLPPGFKCDLERLKYFLKQLNAYKNLYHAFEFRHLSWFCTEVYEILKKFKMTICHADWPGLKVTPPIDFPFIYIRRHGPPTQRLYTGCYTIEEIKADAIFIKNCLKQGKDVFIYFNNDAFGYAVKNALELKQCLKRLH from the coding sequence TTGGTAGGTAAATTATTTATTGGAACAAGTGGTTATCATTATGCTCACTGGCGTAAAGGAGTATTTTATCCAGCCAAATTACCACAGAGTCAAGAGCTTAAATATTATAGTCAATTTTTTGATACAGTTGAATTAAATGTTACATTTTATCGATTACCACAGATAAAAGCATTTTTAAGCTGGTATAATCGTACACCTGAACATTTTATTTTTGCTGTTAAAGGAAGTCGATTTATCACTCATATTAAAAGATTAAAAGATATAGAACAGCCATTGTCCCAATTTTTTGAAAGAGTAGTTTTTTTGAAAGAAAAATTAGGTGTAATATTATGGCAGTTGCCACCAGGATTTAAATGTGATTTAGAAAGACTAAAGTATTTTCTTAAACAACTTAATGCATATAAAAATTTATATCATGCCTTTGAATTTAGACACCTTTCTTGGTTTTGTACTGAAGTTTATGAAATTTTAAAAAAATTTAAAATGACCATATGTCATGCTGATTGGCCAGGGCTTAAAGTCACTCCACCTATAGACTTCCCCTTTATTTATATAAGGCGCCATGGCCCACCTACTCAAAGACTTTATACAGGTTGTTATACTATAGAAGAGATTAAAGCTGATGCTATATTTATCAAAAATTGTCTAAAACAGGGCAAAGATGTATTTATTTACTTCAATAACGATGCTTTTGGTTATGCAGTTAAAAATGCTTTAGAGTTGAAACAATGTCTTAAAAGATTGCATTGA
- a CDS encoding YbaB/EbfC family nucleoid-associated protein, which yields MNINQLMKQAKKIQAKIAELQEEMAKKTVEASVGGGMVKVVANGRQEIVSISIDPEVVNPDDVEMLQDLILAAVNEALKRSQEMVAEEMSKLTGGLRIPGLF from the coding sequence ATGAATATTAATCAATTGATGAAACAGGCAAAAAAGATTCAAGCAAAGATAGCTGAATTACAAGAAGAGATGGCAAAAAAGACTGTTGAGGCCTCAGTTGGTGGGGGAATGGTGAAAGTGGTAGCTAATGGTCGTCAAGAAATTGTTTCTATCAGTATTGATCCAGAGGTAGTTAATCCAGATGATGTGGAGATGCTTCAAGATTTAATATTAGCAGCAGTAAATGAAGCATTAAAGCGCTCTCAAGAAATGGTGGCAGAAGAAATGAGCAAACTTACTGGAGGATTACGCATTCCAGGATTATTTTAA
- a CDS encoding YggS family pyridoxal phosphate-dependent enzyme — translation MIRENVKAILEELPEGVILEAAAKTRSPEEIEEAIRAGIKIIGENYVQEAMKAKEKVNLVAKWHMIGHLQKNKVKKAVEIFDMIETVDSYELAKEIDKRCKKINKIMPILIEVNSAKEPQKAGVMPEEVINLIKRISPLNNIKIMGLMTMGPWLDDAEKLRPYFRLTKELFEEIKRLNIPNVEMRYLSMGMSDSYKIAIEEGANLIRIGTKIFGPRKI, via the coding sequence ATGATTAGGGAGAATGTAAAGGCTATTTTAGAAGAATTGCCAGAAGGGGTAATACTTGAGGCAGCAGCAAAGACTCGTAGTCCAGAAGAGATAGAAGAAGCCATTAGGGCAGGCATTAAAATTATTGGGGAAAATTATGTGCAGGAGGCAATGAAGGCAAAAGAAAAGGTAAATTTAGTGGCAAAATGGCATATGATTGGTCACTTACAGAAAAACAAAGTAAAAAAGGCAGTAGAGATATTTGATATGATTGAAACAGTAGATAGTTATGAATTAGCAAAGGAGATTGATAAAAGATGTAAAAAGATAAATAAGATAATGCCTATATTGATTGAGGTTAATAGTGCTAAAGAGCCACAAAAGGCAGGTGTAATGCCAGAGGAAGTGATAAATTTAATTAAACGTATTTCTCCTTTAAATAATATTAAAATTATGGGCTTAATGACTATGGGGCCTTGGTTAGATGATGCAGAAAAATTACGCCCTTATTTCCGATTAACAAAGGAATTATTTGAAGAGATAAAAAGATTAAATATTCCAAATGTAGAGATGCGCTATTTATCTATGGGGATGAGTGATTCTTATAAGATTGCTATTGAAGAAGGGGCAAACCTTATTCGGATAGGTACAAAAATATTTGGTCCAAGAAAAATTTAA
- the lptD gene encoding LPS assembly protein LptD, with protein sequence MYSRIIISISIVFILASATLAKTFKKTSLPVFVKAKKIVYDRLKNVYEAYGNVVLKQGDKLIEAEKVIVDMNKNKAVFEGNVFFKTGKDWFKAESGTFDLNTYQGTLYQAEAFMSENHIYIRGKEIKKTGKRTYVVENAQITTCDGEKPVWCFRAKKMRVTVEGWATVSHLSFWTKGIPLAYMPYLILPAKTKRQSGFLFPYFGYSERDGFDITLPFFWDIKPNIDATFYQRYLSNRGWFQGIEFRYILNETDKGFFYFDYLHDRLFSKNRWWLRSKQDQMLPGGIYAQLDIDLVSDKDYLKEFTEGLNNYRYCDKEFFRYFHRGLSTEETALIRESNLSLTKNWGQYSIIAEAHYTQNLDKSQDEFTLQRLPQISFKRQDTKLWKTPFFLKWDTIYTHFWRQRGIKGHRIHFAPTFSLPLKTKYFEILPKLSLMRTNYFLKEEHLSRFLYETSIEVKTDLWRYYLGSFIHHLEPKIIYRFRPDVDQSDLPYFDGIDRLLKHNEVTYSLTQYLLIERKGQLQELMRLSVSQTYDFKEARRKDIPKEKRRPFKDILIELQLKPFWEIYLDTEVTISPYGKGVKETNTHFRFITKRGDFIKFNYQYRINETQDLGTEIFLQLIKNWSMHFYNSHSFYYNRDIETRFSLRYEAQCWGIEFAYSDIYNDKKFMIIFSLTGIGEIKGISFGR encoded by the coding sequence ATGTATTCCAGAATAATAATCTCTATTTCAATAGTTTTTATTTTAGCCTCTGCAACTTTAGCTAAAACCTTTAAAAAAACTTCTTTACCTGTTTTTGTAAAGGCTAAAAAAATTGTTTATGACCGTCTTAAAAATGTTTATGAAGCTTATGGTAATGTAGTTTTAAAACAAGGAGATAAATTGATAGAAGCAGAAAAAGTTATTGTTGATATGAATAAAAATAAAGCTGTGTTTGAAGGCAATGTATTTTTTAAAACAGGCAAAGATTGGTTTAAAGCAGAATCTGGCACATTTGACCTTAATACTTATCAAGGAACCCTTTATCAGGCAGAAGCCTTTATGAGTGAAAATCATATTTATATTAGGGGGAAAGAAATTAAAAAAACAGGAAAACGCACTTATGTTGTTGAAAATGCCCAGATCACAACATGTGATGGAGAAAAGCCAGTTTGGTGTTTTCGTGCCAAAAAGATGAGAGTTACTGTTGAAGGTTGGGCTACAGTTTCTCATCTCAGTTTTTGGACAAAAGGTATCCCTCTTGCTTATATGCCTTATTTAATCCTTCCAGCTAAAACAAAACGTCAATCAGGCTTCCTTTTCCCTTATTTTGGTTATTCAGAACGTGATGGCTTTGATATTACCCTACCCTTTTTTTGGGATATAAAACCTAATATAGATGCAACTTTTTATCAACGCTATTTAAGCAATCGGGGGTGGTTCCAAGGAATAGAATTTCGTTATATTTTAAATGAAACTGATAAAGGCTTTTTTTATTTTGATTATTTACATGATAGGCTTTTTTCTAAAAATCGCTGGTGGCTTCGTTCAAAACAAGATCAAATGTTACCTGGAGGAATTTATGCTCAATTAGATATAGATTTAGTAAGCGATAAAGATTATCTCAAAGAGTTTACAGAAGGTCTTAATAACTATCGCTATTGTGACAAAGAATTTTTTCGATATTTTCATCGAGGTTTAAGCACTGAAGAAACAGCCTTGATAAGAGAGTCAAATTTAAGTCTTACAAAAAACTGGGGACAATATAGCATTATTGCTGAAGCTCATTATACTCAAAATCTTGATAAAAGCCAGGATGAATTTACATTACAACGTTTACCCCAAATATCCTTTAAACGGCAGGATACTAAATTATGGAAAACACCTTTTTTTCTTAAATGGGACACTATTTATACACATTTTTGGCGACAAAGAGGTATAAAAGGACATAGAATCCATTTTGCTCCAACTTTTTCCCTTCCTCTTAAAACAAAATATTTTGAAATATTACCTAAACTTAGTTTAATGAGGACAAATTATTTTTTAAAAGAAGAACATTTAAGTCGTTTTCTTTATGAAACATCAATAGAAGTAAAAACAGATTTATGGCGTTATTATCTAGGCTCATTTATTCATCATTTAGAGCCTAAAATAATTTATAGGTTTAGACCAGATGTTGACCAGAGTGATTTACCTTATTTTGACGGTATTGATCGTCTTTTAAAACATAATGAAGTGACTTATAGCCTCACTCAATATTTACTCATAGAAAGAAAAGGACAATTGCAAGAATTGATGCGTCTTTCTGTTAGTCAGACATATGATTTCAAAGAAGCTCGTAGAAAGGACATCCCAAAAGAAAAACGTCGTCCTTTTAAAGATATTTTAATAGAACTTCAATTAAAACCTTTTTGGGAAATTTATTTAGATACAGAAGTAACTATTTCACCTTATGGTAAAGGTGTTAAAGAAACTAATACACACTTTCGCTTTATAACAAAGCGAGGTGATTTTATCAAGTTTAACTATCAATATCGGATTAATGAAACACAGGATTTGGGAACAGAGATATTTTTGCAATTAATAAAAAATTGGTCTATGCATTTTTATAATAGTCATTCTTTTTATTATAACCGTGATATTGAAACTCGCTTTTCCTTACGTTATGAAGCTCAATGTTGGGGAATAGAATTTGCTTATAGTGATATTTACAATGATAAAAAGTTTATGATTATATTTAGTTTAACTGGAATTGGTGAGATAAAGGGAATTAGTTTTGGTAGGTAA
- a CDS encoding DUF4388 domain-containing protein, with the protein MAKRKVQILRIENFPNNQFFEHLLKGTQFFHNQNYERAIEEWSAAIKLRYLEPINLEKIEGRRIFGSTLEILPFIYFLYAIHSNFLTGIGIVKGEDITKKLIFREGALVFASSSKKEERIGTFILKKKMVSPEQLETLAKEAKIRGKRLGGYLVEKNFISIKVLEEVLTLQIQEIVSDIFSWGKGQFYFAEGFINEEPIVHYAPLEIALIAARRCLSFNRFREQIPNNKVIFRLSPYVEEEREKIMQQLDANEQFIFSLIDGTRNIDQLIKFSGGDEVSVINILYRFLVRGWIRKTREVGEYEDKEFAELLKVLETLFDIFKVINQSLTNEMGIKAQEVIRRARKLLEPDHQKIFFDLSLEEPDKLNMRIIFKNIATHFPAPQQRLIFIDAFQELYLKILEEAEKFLGRRIIQEIVREIQKTKEDIEKFYIHTALKSRILGVLDTIVKKFF; encoded by the coding sequence ATGGCAAAAAGAAAAGTTCAGATTTTAAGAATTGAAAATTTTCCAAACAATCAATTTTTTGAGCATCTTTTAAAAGGTACACAGTTTTTCCATAATCAAAATTATGAAAGGGCGATAGAGGAGTGGTCTGCTGCTATAAAATTACGTTATCTTGAGCCAATAAATTTAGAAAAAATTGAAGGGAGAAGAATTTTTGGCAGTACTTTAGAAATTTTACCTTTTATTTATTTTCTTTATGCTATCCATAGCAATTTCCTTACAGGAATAGGAATAGTGAAGGGTGAGGATATTACAAAAAAACTTATTTTTAGAGAGGGTGCTTTAGTATTTGCCAGTAGTTCTAAAAAAGAGGAGAGGATAGGAACTTTTATTCTTAAGAAAAAGATGGTTTCACCAGAGCAATTAGAAACATTGGCTAAAGAGGCAAAAATACGTGGTAAAAGATTGGGAGGTTATTTAGTAGAAAAGAATTTCATTTCTATAAAAGTATTAGAAGAAGTTTTAACACTTCAGATTCAAGAGATTGTAAGTGATATTTTCTCTTGGGGAAAAGGGCAGTTCTATTTTGCTGAAGGTTTTATAAATGAAGAGCCTATTGTGCATTATGCTCCATTAGAAATTGCTTTAATTGCAGCAAGAAGGTGTCTTAGTTTTAACCGTTTTCGTGAACAAATTCCTAATAATAAAGTAATTTTTCGTCTTTCCCCTTATGTTGAAGAAGAAAGAGAAAAAATTATGCAGCAATTAGATGCAAATGAGCAATTTATTTTTTCTTTAATAGATGGAACAAGAAACATAGATCAATTGATTAAATTTAGTGGGGGTGATGAAGTATCTGTAATAAATATTTTATATCGTTTTTTAGTTAGGGGTTGGATAAGAAAGACTAGAGAAGTAGGAGAGTATGAAGATAAAGAATTTGCTGAATTATTAAAGGTTTTAGAAACATTGTTTGATATTTTTAAAGTTATAAATCAGTCTCTTACTAATGAAATGGGAATAAAGGCTCAGGAGGTGATAAGAAGAGCAAGGAAGTTATTAGAACCGGATCATCAAAAAATTTTTTTCGACCTTTCACTTGAAGAACCCGATAAATTAAATATGAGAATTATATTTAAAAATATTGCTACACATTTTCCTGCTCCACAACAAAGGTTGATATTTATAGATGCCTTTCAAGAGCTTTATTTAAAAATTTTAGAGGAGGCTGAAAAATTTTTAGGTAGAAGAATTATTCAAGAAATCGTTCGAGAGATTCAAAAAACAAAAGAAGATATTGAGAAATTTTATATACATACTGCTTTGAAGTCCCGTATATTAGGTGTTTTAGATACAATCGTAAAAAAATTTTTCTAA
- the ligA gene encoding NAD-dependent DNA ligase LigA produces MYTEVQQRTLVEKTRSLLQYLKEHPARNISLSEAKKIIDDLRTVIVYHDWRYYVLNDPVISDYEYDTLFRYLESVEKRFPQLITPDSPTQRVASDVTKVFPEVPHLSKMLSLDNAYGEEELRDFHRRVTQGLGIDNVEYICEPKFDGAGIALIYEGDYLKRGATRGDGARGEDITPNIKTIRTIPLKAPFSQFGIHQVEIRGEVVINKEAFRKINEERLEEGLSPFANPRNAAAGSLRLQDPREVAKKKLDAFAYQITYAIDKNGQDLLGNKIRSHWETLKILRECGFKVSQEVHLCQGIKEVISFCKEWEKRRDKFDYEIDGVVIKVNDIVFQQRLGETSHHPRWSIAFKFKPKQATTRLLRVVFQVGRVGSITPVGELEPVEVGGVTISRVSLFNEDFVKEKDIRVGDTVLVERAGEVIPYIVKVIPEARTGKEISITFPKNCPSCGSPIVRLPEEAAWRCLNIRCPAQLMERLKHFASRRAMDIEGLGHRTARVLVLSKLVEDVGDLYYLTEEKLLVELPKRMEAIGEPRPTFIGELNTKKLLKGIEASKNRPLHRVIYAIGIRYVGYTIANLLAEMVNSIDELMNIPMEKLEQTPGIGPKIARSIKEFFSISENIKVIEKLKKAGVRMSKEELKGPLSGKVFVFTGALSSMTRDEAKMKVEALGGKSSDSVSRKVTYVVVGEKPGSKLEKARRLGVNIINEEEFLKMIGER; encoded by the coding sequence ATGTATACAGAGGTTCAACAAAGAACTCTGGTTGAAAAGACACGTTCTCTTTTACAATACTTAAAAGAACACCCAGCTCGTAATATTTCTTTAAGCGAAGCAAAAAAGATTATAGATGATTTACGTACAGTTATAGTTTATCATGATTGGCGATATTATGTATTGAATGACCCAGTAATTTCTGACTATGAGTATGATACTCTTTTTCGTTATTTGGAATCTGTTGAAAAACGTTTTCCTCAACTTATTACTCCAGACTCTCCTACACAACGTGTAGCAAGTGATGTTACAAAGGTCTTTCCTGAGGTGCCTCATCTTTCTAAAATGCTTTCTTTAGATAATGCTTATGGTGAAGAAGAATTAAGAGATTTTCATCGGCGAGTTACTCAAGGGTTAGGCATTGATAATGTTGAATACATATGTGAACCAAAGTTTGATGGTGCAGGTATTGCATTAATATATGAAGGTGATTATTTAAAACGAGGTGCTACTAGAGGAGATGGTGCAAGAGGAGAAGATATTACTCCAAATATAAAAACTATACGAACAATACCATTAAAGGCTCCTTTTTCTCAATTTGGTATCCATCAAGTAGAAATTCGTGGTGAAGTAGTTATAAATAAAGAAGCTTTTCGTAAAATTAATGAAGAACGTTTAGAAGAAGGGTTATCTCCATTTGCTAATCCACGTAATGCAGCAGCTGGTTCATTGCGTTTACAGGATCCAAGAGAAGTAGCAAAGAAGAAATTAGATGCTTTTGCTTATCAAATCACTTATGCTATCGATAAGAATGGACAAGATTTATTAGGTAATAAGATAAGAAGTCATTGGGAAACTTTAAAAATCTTACGTGAATGTGGCTTTAAAGTAAGTCAAGAAGTACATTTATGTCAAGGTATAAAAGAGGTAATTTCTTTTTGCAAAGAATGGGAGAAAAGAAGAGATAAGTTTGATTATGAAATAGATGGAGTGGTTATTAAAGTGAATGATATTGTGTTTCAACAAAGGTTAGGAGAAACATCTCATCATCCACGTTGGTCTATTGCTTTTAAGTTTAAACCTAAACAGGCAACAACCCGTCTTTTGAGAGTAGTATTTCAAGTTGGTAGGGTGGGTAGCATTACTCCGGTAGGCGAACTTGAGCCAGTAGAAGTAGGAGGGGTTACTATTAGTCGAGTTTCTCTTTTTAATGAAGACTTTGTAAAGGAAAAAGATATTAGAGTAGGAGATACAGTATTAGTAGAACGGGCAGGTGAGGTCATTCCTTATATAGTAAAAGTTATTCCTGAAGCTAGAACAGGGAAGGAAATTTCTATTACTTTCCCAAAAAATTGTCCCTCTTGTGGTAGTCCTATTGTAAGATTGCCAGAGGAAGCTGCTTGGCGTTGCTTGAATATTCGATGTCCTGCCCAGCTGATGGAACGTCTTAAACATTTTGCTTCAAGAAGAGCTATGGATATTGAAGGATTAGGACATAGAACAGCAAGGGTGCTAGTTTTAAGTAAACTAGTAGAGGATGTGGGTGACCTCTATTACCTCACAGAAGAAAAATTGCTTGTAGAATTGCCCAAACGAATGGAAGCTATTGGAGAACCTAGACCTACATTTATTGGTGAGCTTAATACAAAAAAATTATTAAAAGGTATTGAAGCCAGTAAAAATCGCCCTTTACATCGGGTTATTTATGCTATAGGTATTCGCTATGTAGGCTATACTATAGCTAATTTATTAGCAGAAATGGTTAATTCTATAGATGAGTTAATGAATATACCTATGGAGAAACTTGAACAAACACCTGGTATTGGGCCAAAAATTGCTAGAAGTATAAAGGAATTCTTTTCTATATCTGAAAATATCAAAGTAATTGAAAAGCTGAAAAAAGCTGGTGTTCGTATGTCAAAAGAGGAGCTAAAGGGCCCATTAAGTGGAAAAGTGTTTGTCTTTACTGGTGCATTATCTTCTATGACAAGAGATGAGGCAAAAATGAAGGTAGAAGCATTAGGAGGTAAATCTTCTGATTCGGTCAGTCGAAAAGTAACTTATGTAGTAGTAGGTGAAAAACCTGGTTCAAAATTGGAAAAGGCAAGGCGTCTTGGTGTTAATATCATTAATGAAGAAGAATTTTTGAAAATGATTGGAGAAAGATAA